The proteins below are encoded in one region of Winogradskyella helgolandensis:
- a CDS encoding outer membrane beta-barrel protein, which yields MKKIFTLSLLLMSVVLTAQDSTEVAKEQKFTLSGSVDAYYQTLINASDDSGQAFGTAFANQTGFAFGMGNIIASYESGKVGAVLDLVTGPRGGAATFNTDIVDGIVNQAYVYWNVSETTTLTMGRFNTFLGYEVIAPAANFNYSTSYLFSSGPFSHMGLKADFALSDDFSLMLAVMNPWDTNDTSTTGEYSFGAQLGYSGQYLNLYYDSGNNGGLGFEVDYTGGFDIDDTLFLGINAAYNDNDGSGFYGAALYPQYSLSDDFALGIRGEYFSLHDDDFDDLPSVIGLTVTGSYTVDSNLIIKPEVRLDSWSNNDAAFFDADGEDMSSLQAFTLAAIYTF from the coding sequence ATGAAAAAAATTTTTACATTAAGCTTACTATTAATGTCAGTAGTATTAACAGCGCAAGACTCTACAGAAGTTGCTAAGGAACAGAAATTTACATTATCAGGAAGTGTAGACGCTTACTACCAAACCTTGATAAATGCTTCTGATGATTCAGGACAAGCCTTCGGAACTGCTTTTGCAAATCAAACCGGTTTCGCTTTCGGAATGGGTAACATCATTGCGAGCTACGAAAGTGGTAAAGTAGGTGCTGTACTTGATTTAGTAACAGGACCAAGAGGTGGTGCTGCTACATTCAACACCGACATTGTTGATGGTATTGTAAACCAAGCTTATGTTTATTGGAATGTTTCTGAAACAACGACTTTAACTATGGGACGTTTTAATACGTTTTTAGGATATGAAGTTATTGCACCAGCAGCAAACTTTAACTACAGCACATCATATTTGTTCTCTAGCGGACCTTTCTCTCATATGGGTTTAAAAGCTGATTTTGCTTTATCTGATGATTTTAGCTTAATGTTAGCAGTTATGAATCCTTGGGATACTAACGACACTTCTACTACAGGTGAATATTCATTCGGAGCTCAATTAGGATACTCTGGTCAATATTTAAATTTATACTATGACAGTGGTAACAATGGCGGATTAGGATTTGAAGTAGACTACACAGGTGGATTCGATATTGATGATACCTTATTCTTAGGAATCAACGCTGCGTATAATGATAATGACGGGAGTGGTTTTTATGGTGCTGCACTTTACCCACAGTACTCGCTATCTGATGATTTCGCTCTTGGAATAAGAGGAGAATATTTCTCATTACATGATGATGATTTTGATGATTTACCAAGCGTAATTGGACTAACTGTAACAGGTAGCTATACTGTAGACAGCAACTTAATTATCAAGCCAGAAGTAAGGTTAGACTCTTGGAGCAATAACGATGCTGCTTTCTTTGATGCTGACGGAGAAGATATGAGTAGCTTACAAGCTTTTACTTTAGCTGCAATCTACACATTCTAA
- a CDS encoding ammonium transporter has translation MHNFLTILPTLAAVQDAAEPTEVEAAVAAINGDMGMLWMLISAILVFFMQAGFTLVETGMTRSKNAANIAMKNLLDICVGSLTYWFVGYSLMYGDTSNGWFFWSGIMQGEGADLLFQTMFAATAATIVSGAIAGRTKYSTYAIFSIVMTALIYPIAGGWQWQGSGWLTELGFIDFAGSSIVHSVGGWAALVAAYMVGPRIGKYIDGKVMPIPGHNQVLATLGVFILWLGWFGFNGGSQLAWGGADSIAASNVVLITNLAAAAGGLGALITTWIWYGKPNLPQTLNGALAGLVSITAGCGNMSTLGAILAGLIGGIIVVFSIEIIEKKLKIDDAIGAASVHGVAGVWGTLVIGLWGIDGETGIGLFNGGGFSQLGVQATGALAYGVWAVVLSFIVLKILKSTMGLRVSEEEELVGLDLSEHGEIAYPGKRER, from the coding sequence ATACATAATTTTTTAACAATACTCCCAACTCTAGCAGCAGTACAAGATGCTGCTGAACCTACTGAAGTCGAAGCTGCAGTTGCCGCAATAAATGGCGATATGGGAATGCTTTGGATGCTGATCTCAGCAATCCTAGTATTCTTTATGCAAGCTGGTTTTACTCTTGTTGAAACAGGAATGACACGCTCTAAAAACGCGGCCAATATCGCAATGAAAAACCTACTTGATATTTGCGTAGGATCACTAACCTATTGGTTTGTTGGTTATTCTTTAATGTATGGAGATACTTCAAACGGATGGTTTTTCTGGAGTGGTATAATGCAAGGAGAAGGAGCTGATTTATTATTCCAAACAATGTTTGCCGCTACAGCTGCAACTATTGTATCTGGAGCTATTGCAGGTCGTACTAAATATTCTACCTATGCTATATTTTCAATCGTAATGACAGCATTAATCTACCCTATTGCTGGTGGATGGCAATGGCAAGGTTCTGGTTGGTTAACCGAACTTGGATTTATTGACTTTGCTGGATCTTCAATTGTACACTCTGTTGGTGGATGGGCAGCTTTAGTAGCCGCTTATATGGTAGGACCAAGAATTGGAAAATACATAGACGGAAAAGTAATGCCAATACCTGGACACAACCAAGTACTTGCAACCTTAGGTGTATTCATCTTATGGTTAGGATGGTTTGGTTTTAATGGAGGTTCTCAACTTGCTTGGGGAGGCGCAGATTCTATCGCAGCTTCTAATGTTGTTTTAATTACAAATTTAGCAGCAGCTGCAGGTGGTTTAGGAGCATTAATAACGACATGGATCTGGTACGGAAAACCAAATCTACCACAAACTTTAAACGGAGCTTTAGCTGGTTTAGTAAGTATTACTGCTGGCTGCGGAAACATGTCGACATTAGGTGCCATTTTAGCTGGACTAATTGGTGGGATCATCGTTGTATTCTCTATAGAGATTATAGAGAAGAAACTTAAAATTGATGATGCTATTGGTGCAGCCTCTGTTCATGGTGTTGCCGGAGTTTGGGGAACACTTGTTATTGGCCTTTGGGGAATCGATGGCGAAACAGGAATAGGCCTATTTAATGGTGGAGGATTTTCACAATTAGGTGTTCAAGCTACTGGTGCTTTAGCTTATGGTGTATGGGCTGTAGTTTTATCATTTATTGTTCTTAAAATATTAAAATCTACAATGGGTCTACGCGTAAGCGAAGAAGAAGAACTAGTTGGACTTGACCTTTCTGAGCACGGTGAAATTGCTTACCCAGGAAAAAGAGAAAGATAA